A genomic window from Lentimicrobiaceae bacterium includes:
- the aroC gene encoding chorismate synthase, giving the protein MNSIGSIFRLTTFGESHGVCVGGVIDGCPSGIVIDIEKINQELEYRRTGASKHSSQRNETDKVQFLSGLYNNTTLGTPIAFIINNTDARSSDYDDIKDVFRPSHADYTYYKKYGIRDYRGGGRASARETAVRVVAGAIAKQILNKKNINITAWTSSIGNITDTNMYGFCDRSDIYNSTFRNPNRDFNTIAEALISELKAEKDTIGGTISCVVENVPIGLGEPIYDKVQSRVAAAIFSINAVRGFEFGKGFEAAKMLGSQHNDSFYLENNTIKTKTNNDGGIQGGITNGNDLFFRVAFKPISSIGIKQHTVDENNTEREICIKGRHDVCPVPRAVIVVEAVVAITLLDLFLLGNNKPLAFSH; this is encoded by the coding sequence ATGAACAGCATAGGCAGTATTTTCCGATTAACAACTTTTGGCGAATCGCATGGAGTATGTGTAGGAGGTGTTATTGACGGCTGCCCTTCGGGGATAGTGATTGATATTGAAAAAATAAACCAAGAGTTGGAATATCGACGTACAGGAGCCTCTAAGCATAGTTCTCAGCGTAACGAAACAGACAAAGTGCAATTTTTGTCTGGTTTGTATAATAATACTACTTTGGGTACGCCAATAGCCTTTATCATCAATAATACTGATGCACGTAGCAGCGACTACGACGATATAAAAGATGTTTTCAGACCTTCGCACGCCGACTATACTTACTATAAAAAATACGGCATCAGAGATTATAGGGGAGGAGGCAGAGCATCGGCACGTGAAACAGCTGTGAGAGTAGTTGCTGGTGCTATTGCAAAACAAATTTTAAATAAAAAAAATATAAACATAACAGCTTGGACTTCTTCGATAGGAAATATTACCGATACAAACATGTACGGTTTCTGCGATAGGTCGGATATTTATAATAGCACATTCAGAAATCCTAATCGCGATTTCAACACTATAGCTGAAGCATTAATCTCCGAACTGAAAGCTGAAAAAGATACAATTGGAGGTACTATTTCCTGTGTTGTCGAAAATGTGCCTATTGGCTTGGGCGAACCGATTTATGATAAAGTTCAAAGCCGTGTTGCAGCTGCGATATTCAGTATAAATGCAGTCAGAGGGTTTGAGTTTGGTAAAGGTTTTGAAGCTGCCAAAATGCTTGGCTCGCAACATAATGATTCCTTTTATCTCGAAAACAACACAATAAAAACCAAAACCAATAACGACGGCGGAATACAAGGCGGAATAACCAACGGCAACGATTTGTTTTTCAGAGTAGCCTTTAAACCTATTTCTTCAATTGGAATAAAACAACATACCGTCGACGAAAACAACACCGAACGAGAAATTTGCATAAAAGGTCGCCACGACGTTTGTCCAGTTCCAAGAGCTGTTATTGTAGTTGAGGCTGTTGTGGCTATTACGTTGTTGGATTTATTTTTACTAGGTAACAATAAGCCTTTAGCTTTTAGCCATTAG
- a CDS encoding CapA family protein encodes MTKKRFALLLLLLFVVNYTALGQKRHLAADTNNSDVANKVSLMFVGDIMQHMPQITSAKVGDDEYDYNHCFKHVKPLLSSADFTIVNLETTLAGKPYSGYPQFSAPDAIVPALINSGVDIISTANNHSCDKGAKGIRRTIAVLDSLNVERIGTYLDYNDKYEKHPLIINKNDIKIALLNYTYGTNGLPVPSPLMVNLIHYDSIRNDIETAKLLKPDKIIVYIHWGTEYQLLPDSSQIKTANFLFDNGVDIIIGSHPHVVQPMAWHKRNNINEKDKLVVWSLGNFVSNQRKINTDGGAMVKIEIEKKGNLSYIKNANYYLTWVNIAADTNSKKYNILPSWYIDNDTIVEKNQKVAFDLFLNNTRKHLNINNINISEGESIGDW; translated from the coding sequence ATGACGAAAAAACGTTTTGCATTATTACTTTTGTTGCTATTTGTTGTTAACTACACTGCATTGGGTCAGAAGCGACATTTGGCAGCAGATACTAACAATAGCGATGTTGCCAACAAAGTAAGTCTCATGTTCGTGGGCGACATTATGCAGCACATGCCTCAAATAACTTCGGCTAAAGTCGGCGACGACGAATACGATTATAACCATTGCTTTAAACACGTTAAACCGCTACTTAGTTCCGCCGATTTTACCATAGTTAACTTAGAAACCACACTCGCTGGCAAACCGTACAGTGGCTATCCGCAATTCAGCGCTCCCGATGCCATAGTGCCGGCTCTTATTAATTCGGGTGTAGATATTATTTCTACTGCCAACAACCACTCCTGCGACAAAGGTGCAAAAGGCATAAGAAGGACTATTGCTGTTTTAGACAGCTTGAATGTTGAACGCATCGGCACTTACCTTGACTACAACGATAAATACGAAAAACATCCTTTAATAATCAATAAAAACGATATTAAAATTGCTCTTTTAAATTATACTTACGGCACAAATGGATTGCCTGTTCCAAGTCCGCTTATGGTAAATTTAATTCACTACGATTCTATTCGGAACGACATCGAAACTGCCAAACTCCTGAAACCTGATAAAATAATCGTTTATATACATTGGGGAACCGAATATCAGCTTTTACCGGATTCATCTCAGATAAAAACCGCAAATTTTCTGTTCGATAACGGTGTAGATATTATTATCGGGTCGCACCCACACGTTGTTCAGCCCATGGCTTGGCATAAAAGAAACAATATCAATGAGAAAGATAAACTTGTAGTTTGGTCGCTCGGAAATTTTGTTTCAAACCAAAGGAAAATAAATACTGACGGCGGTGCTATGGTTAAAATTGAAATTGAGAAAAAGGGAAATTTGTCTTACATTAAAAATGCAAACTATTACCTAACTTGGGTTAACATAGCTGCTGACACTAATTCGAAAAAATACAACATTTTACCTTCGTGGTATATTGATAACGATACGATAGTTGAAAAAAATCAAAAAGTTGCCTTCGACCTATTTTTAAACAATACCAGAAAGCATTTAAATATAAACAATATTAATATTTCGGAAGGCGAATCAATTGGTGATTGGTGA
- a CDS encoding lysophospholipid acyltransferase family protein: MYLLTHFPTLMKILSFVSFIFYGIFSKLLSLVPFKLLYILSDMMYPIVYWVIRYRRKVVRYNLTSSFPNKSKSEIIAIEKKYYRHLCDLTLESFKTSSMCVETMKKRYKVVNSDEINKQIAATNKSILVLAYHYNNWEWGTTAPGFQFNYPAVIVYHKISNIWIDKQMKKSRSKYSTIMVPTEETSRAFKKHTDKPHLFYLVADQYPTAIRFSYWKKFLDKETSWFSGPEIYSRKYNIPTYLLSIKKMKRGYYQLYYKKISDTPKDLPKQEITRLYVEELEKQIMEEPAYWIWSHKRWKSMPDDRGSYFNPYNKL; encoded by the coding sequence ATTTATTTACTAACACACTTCCCTACTCTAATGAAAATTTTATCTTTTGTATCCTTTATTTTTTACGGAATCTTCTCCAAACTTCTGTCTTTGGTTCCCTTTAAATTATTGTATATACTGTCGGATATGATGTATCCGATTGTATATTGGGTAATAAGATATAGGCGCAAGGTTGTAAGGTATAACTTAACAAGTTCTTTCCCAAATAAAAGCAAGAGCGAAATTATTGCCATTGAAAAAAAATACTATCGCCATTTGTGCGACCTAACATTGGAGAGTTTCAAGACAAGTAGCATGTGTGTTGAAACAATGAAAAAAAGGTACAAAGTTGTTAATAGCGACGAAATTAACAAACAAATTGCAGCAACGAACAAAAGCATATTGGTATTGGCATACCACTACAATAATTGGGAATGGGGAACTACAGCGCCAGGTTTTCAGTTTAATTACCCCGCAGTAATTGTTTATCACAAAATTTCAAATATTTGGATAGATAAACAAATGAAAAAATCCAGGTCGAAATACAGTACTATTATGGTTCCTACTGAAGAAACTTCAAGGGCTTTTAAAAAACACACAGATAAGCCTCATTTGTTTTATTTGGTTGCCGACCAGTATCCGACTGCTATAAGATTTTCGTATTGGAAAAAGTTTTTGGACAAAGAAACATCATGGTTTTCGGGTCCCGAAATTTATTCGAGAAAATATAATATCCCTACTTATTTATTGTCAATTAAGAAGATGAAAAGGGGTTACTACCAATTGTATTACAAAAAAATTTCGGATACTCCCAAAGATTTGCCTAAACAAGAAATAACAAGACTTTACGTAGAAGAATTGGAAAAACAAATTATGGAAGAACCCGCATATTGGATATGGTCGCACAAGCGTTGGAAAAGTATGCCCGACGACAGGGGTTCTTACTTTAATCCGTACAATAAATTGTAA
- a CDS encoding lipid A deacylase LpxR family protein: MSLLKKYLMLFLTISLLSSCSEDGQKTRYSSNFCSTDTLFITSNSIITSNKSFFYSYIANKKTSTIDNVYFTDKKSILLIVVDVNDTPTHITFVNHDCVVVDKFGKMNFTSSNKIIPPKQKNRAKKIIKPKTTTSNQKQLTDTIHRDNFRDIKKVKRIVSDYEFDNTVKSTESLKSLPIEWVIHKTKTERYFFVSFENDLITHPNTDRYYTNGITLGTQSPMLGLWKINSLMIPYRKDAYVTYRLHIVQNMYTPSDTRIYPDLSSDRPYSSTLYFTYDKINANSQNKTVFSSRFQLGYLGPYSPGAYLQSTIHHIFPTNDPPLGWESQLKSDIIIGYGLGYKKTFVNSNLIDFSAESNAELSTLKTNLNLGVNFIFGKYKSDYTSTSSGNKFNINFFLKPKLYVVGYNALLQGGVINPSNVYTIKYSDVCKFVAYGEFGIHFSYKNILGIEIAQTYISPEFKNGLSHKWGSIRVTISY; this comes from the coding sequence ATGTCGTTGTTGAAAAAATATTTGATGTTGTTTCTCACAATTTCCTTATTGTCGTCTTGTAGTGAAGATGGACAGAAAACACGTTATTCTTCAAATTTTTGTTCAACCGATACCTTATTTATTACTTCAAACAGCATTATTACATCAAATAAAAGTTTTTTTTATTCGTACATAGCCAACAAAAAAACAAGTACAATTGATAATGTTTATTTTACCGACAAGAAAAGCATTCTTCTCATTGTTGTTGATGTTAATGATACTCCGACACATATTACATTCGTAAATCACGATTGTGTTGTTGTTGACAAATTCGGAAAAATGAATTTTACTTCTTCCAACAAAATTATTCCACCAAAACAAAAAAATCGTGCTAAAAAGATTATAAAACCAAAGACTACTACATCGAACCAAAAGCAATTGACCGACACTATTCATCGCGACAATTTCAGGGATATAAAAAAAGTAAAACGCATAGTAAGCGATTACGAATTTGACAACACTGTAAAAAGTACGGAGTCGTTGAAATCGTTGCCTATAGAGTGGGTTATTCATAAAACAAAAACTGAGCGTTACTTTTTTGTAAGTTTTGAAAACGACCTGATAACCCACCCCAACACCGACCGCTATTACACAAACGGCATAACGCTTGGCACGCAGTCGCCAATGTTAGGTTTGTGGAAAATTAATTCCTTAATGATACCATACCGCAAGGATGCTTATGTTACGTACAGACTTCACATTGTACAAAACATGTACACACCATCCGACACCAGAATTTATCCTGACTTAAGCTCCGACCGTCCGTACTCGTCAACTTTATATTTTACTTATGATAAGATAAATGCGAACTCTCAAAATAAAACCGTATTCTCATCAAGATTTCAATTGGGTTATTTAGGTCCGTACTCGCCCGGAGCATATTTACAATCAACTATACACCATATATTTCCAACCAACGACCCTCCATTAGGCTGGGAATCACAATTAAAGTCGGATATTATTATAGGCTACGGCTTAGGATATAAGAAAACATTTGTCAATTCTAACTTAATAGACTTCAGCGCCGAAAGCAACGCAGAGCTCAGTACTTTGAAAACAAATTTGAATTTGGGAGTGAATTTTATTTTCGGCAAATACAAATCGGATTACACTAGCACAAGCAGTGGTAATAAGTTTAACATTAACTTTTTTCTGAAACCTAAATTGTATGTGGTTGGCTACAACGCGTTGCTACAAGGCGGAGTTATTAACCCTTCAAATGTATATACCATAAAGTACAGCGATGTATGCAAATTTGTTGCCTACGGCGAATTTGGTATTCATTTCAGTTATAAAAACATTTTGGGTATAGAAATTGCTCAAACGTATATAAGTCCTGAGTTTAAAAACGGATTATCCCATAAATGGGGAAGTATAAGGGTTACGATTAGCTATTAG